One part of the Xylanimonas allomyrinae genome encodes these proteins:
- a CDS encoding peptidase domain-containing ABC transporter, with protein MRRRAVHLVRQGADTECALACCAMVLHAAGSGTRMADLRRRYEPGRDGLNVKHITTVLRDHGCEPHVYRTTAAGLATVPLPAICYWDRRHYVVVTRVDSRGATLYDPGTGRARISHAQLDVHFSGLAVTSEPASRRTPSTVPSPARVLARLARPHAGVLLGALGAALVSALAVIGLPSVLGAVLDGSPSDGWGATASVLLGIAVMYALLLVARSSVSILASVVLGRSLAEQVFHRLVRLPYSYFVNRGTGAVLFDLDAVQQLRVLLTTDVIGVAVGVIVSAALLGWIGTQSVTALAAMGAVIIVLVLLTVVSSRAVRATAVDETARRAELQGVQVTAVSGIEAIKTNGAEERYVRTWRSLNNRVQRAFARLQGVQAAFTALTAGLQLVAPILIVVIVSSQREADVATVVAVQALSGFLLGQVAAVAGSLTAVAEGWAMLDRVAAVLVHPVDDRFQGDPGSAPTSTEIAVRAASFAYATFSTPVVRCVTLDVPAGSMVALVGPSGSGKSTLGRLIVGLHRPTEGSVAVGGNDLAHYDRDAYYAHVAYVPQSVVLDHGTLRDNLLRGVGDVSDDAIAKALECVGLAHDVAGMPLGLETPVAPLGQNLSGGQRQRVALARAALKRASVIVLDEATSSLDHEAESTVTEYFRGLNATRVVIAHRLSTIIDADLICVMDEGRIVERGTHAELVARRGRYWELYSSRTSAAAGLIPV; from the coding sequence ATGAGACGCCGCGCAGTGCACCTCGTCCGCCAGGGCGCCGACACCGAGTGCGCCCTCGCCTGTTGCGCGATGGTGCTGCACGCCGCAGGCAGCGGCACCCGGATGGCCGACCTCCGGCGGCGGTACGAGCCCGGACGCGACGGTCTGAACGTCAAGCACATCACCACGGTGCTGCGCGACCACGGCTGCGAACCGCACGTCTATCGCACCACGGCCGCCGGCCTCGCGACCGTCCCGCTGCCCGCCATCTGCTACTGGGATCGCCGCCACTACGTGGTCGTGACCCGCGTCGACAGCCGCGGCGCCACCCTCTACGACCCCGGCACGGGAAGGGCACGCATCTCGCACGCGCAGCTCGACGTGCACTTCTCAGGGCTTGCCGTCACCTCCGAACCGGCGTCCCGCCGCACGCCCAGCACGGTGCCGTCGCCCGCACGGGTGCTCGCGCGGCTGGCACGCCCGCACGCCGGGGTGCTGCTCGGGGCGCTCGGTGCGGCGCTCGTGTCGGCGCTCGCGGTCATCGGCCTGCCGTCGGTGCTGGGCGCCGTGCTCGACGGCAGCCCGTCCGACGGCTGGGGGGCGACCGCCTCGGTGCTGCTGGGGATCGCCGTCATGTACGCGCTGCTGCTCGTCGCGCGTTCGTCCGTGTCGATCCTCGCGTCCGTCGTGCTCGGCCGGTCGCTGGCCGAGCAGGTGTTCCATCGGCTCGTGCGTCTGCCGTACAGCTACTTCGTCAATCGCGGCACGGGTGCGGTCCTGTTCGACCTCGATGCCGTGCAGCAGCTGCGCGTGCTGCTGACCACCGACGTGATCGGCGTCGCCGTCGGAGTGATCGTCAGTGCGGCACTCCTCGGATGGATCGGGACGCAGTCGGTGACGGCTCTGGCCGCGATGGGCGCGGTCATCATCGTTCTCGTCCTGCTCACCGTGGTGTCGAGCAGAGCGGTCCGGGCGACGGCGGTCGACGAGACCGCGCGACGGGCGGAGCTGCAGGGCGTCCAGGTCACGGCCGTCTCCGGTATCGAGGCGATCAAGACGAACGGTGCCGAGGAGCGCTACGTCCGCACGTGGCGGAGCCTCAACAACCGTGTCCAGCGGGCTTTCGCCCGGCTGCAGGGAGTGCAGGCGGCGTTCACGGCGCTGACCGCCGGGCTGCAGCTCGTCGCACCGATCCTCATCGTCGTGATCGTCAGCTCGCAGCGTGAGGCCGATGTCGCCACCGTCGTCGCCGTGCAGGCACTGAGCGGGTTCCTGCTGGGCCAGGTGGCAGCAGTCGCCGGCTCGCTGACCGCCGTCGCCGAAGGCTGGGCGATGCTCGACCGGGTAGCGGCCGTGCTCGTGCACCCGGTGGACGACCGGTTTCAGGGCGATCCCGGATCGGCACCCACGTCCACGGAGATCGCGGTGCGTGCCGCGAGCTTCGCCTACGCGACGTTCTCCACCCCCGTCGTGCGGTGTGTGACGCTCGACGTCCCGGCGGGGTCCATGGTTGCGCTGGTCGGTCCTTCGGGGTCGGGCAAGAGCACTCTGGGTCGACTCATCGTCGGACTGCACCGCCCCACCGAGGGCAGTGTCGCGGTCGGAGGGAACGATCTCGCGCACTACGACCGCGACGCGTACTACGCGCACGTCGCCTACGTGCCCCAGTCGGTCGTTCTCGACCACGGGACCCTGCGCGACAACCTCTTGCGGGGGGTCGGCGACGTGTCTGACGACGCGATCGCCAAGGCTCTGGAGTGCGTGGGTCTCGCCCACGACGTCGCTGGGATGCCGCTCGGGCTGGAAACGCCGGTGGCCCCCCTCGGCCAGAACCTCTCGGGCGGGCAGCGCCAGCGGGTCGCGCTCGCGCGTGCCGCGCTCAAGCGTGCGTCGGTCATCGTGCTCGACGAGGCGACCAGCTCGCTCGACCACGAGGCCGAGTCGACCGTCACCGAGTACTTCCGTGGACTCAACGCGACCCGCGTCGTCATCGCGCACCGCCTCTCGACGATCATCGACGCCGACCTCATCTGCGTCATGGACGAGGGCCGGATCGTGGAGCGGGGGACGCACGCCGAGCTCGTGGCCCGACGCGGCCGGTACTGGGAGCTCTACTCGTCTCGAACCAGCGCCGCGGCGGGATTGATCCCTGTGTGA
- a CDS encoding helix-turn-helix transcriptional regulator produces MLRATAVDLYLYICARGGDWTIETASEDLGLHLDEVEGAQAELVRFRLLTAVHAGGAEALVASAPDVALAELVDDDERQIQELRAAVTNHRRELLALLPAYRRARESAVASSQVETIEDPESVLRFLMDVGRRVTREVLIVQPGANGSVKRHEESNEKDRALLEQGVARRTLYHHRRRDHLPTQRTVAELEPLGAQFRTLPVVPFRMLIFDRQFALVARQRDAADRAALVFRAPDVVAAFAAVFDAAWEFASPFHASPDPEGAEGGDGLAALQRTILSGLSMGLTDQALAGRLGISVRTCRRHIAALFEQLGAESRFQAGVLAVGRGWIPPSTATRLAESRVTRAVPPPERR; encoded by the coding sequence ATGCTTCGTGCAACAGCGGTGGATCTCTACCTCTACATCTGTGCTCGTGGCGGTGACTGGACGATCGAGACGGCGTCCGAGGACCTGGGCCTCCATCTGGACGAGGTCGAGGGTGCGCAGGCGGAGCTGGTCAGGTTCCGGCTGCTCACCGCGGTTCACGCGGGCGGCGCCGAAGCGTTGGTCGCGAGTGCCCCCGACGTCGCGCTCGCCGAGCTGGTCGACGACGACGAGCGCCAGATCCAGGAGCTCCGCGCGGCGGTCACGAACCACCGCCGCGAGCTGTTGGCGCTTCTGCCGGCGTATCGACGAGCGCGCGAGAGCGCCGTGGCGAGTTCCCAGGTCGAGACGATCGAGGATCCGGAGAGCGTGCTGCGCTTCCTCATGGACGTCGGACGACGGGTGACGCGTGAGGTGCTCATCGTCCAGCCCGGTGCAAACGGCAGCGTGAAGCGCCACGAGGAGTCCAACGAGAAGGACCGGGCGCTGCTCGAGCAGGGCGTCGCGCGCCGCACGCTCTACCACCACCGTCGGCGCGACCATCTGCCGACGCAGCGGACGGTCGCCGAGCTGGAACCGCTCGGCGCGCAGTTCCGCACCCTGCCCGTCGTCCCCTTCCGCATGCTCATCTTCGACCGGCAGTTCGCGCTCGTGGCACGTCAACGGGATGCCGCCGACCGCGCCGCGCTCGTGTTCCGCGCCCCGGACGTTGTCGCCGCGTTCGCGGCGGTCTTCGACGCGGCCTGGGAGTTCGCCAGTCCGTTCCACGCGTCCCCCGACCCGGAAGGCGCGGAGGGCGGCGACGGCCTGGCGGCGCTCCAGCGGACGATCCTCTCCGGGCTGAGCATGGGCCTCACCGACCAAGCGTTGGCGGGCAGGCTTGGCATCTCGGTGCGGACATGTCGTCGGCACATCGCCGCGTTGTTCGAGCAGTTGGGTGCGGAGAGCAGGTTCCAGGCCGGGGTGCTCGCGGTCGGACGCGGGTGGATCCCGCCGTCGACGGCGACGCGGCTGGCCGAGTCGCGTGTGACCCGGGCGGTACCGCCTCCTGAACGACGGTGA